AAGTTCTTTTAAGGTAGAGGAAGACTTTAGATGAGGCGAAAAAGCATAATACTTATTTTCTGGATAAAAATTTCTAATTGCCTGTGGAGTTGGGCGAGGATTAATAAAAATCAAATCACATTTTCGACATTGAACGAGTTTAAATTCTCCTTCCAGTCCATACATTCGGTCTCTTCCAATAAATAGTAAGTCGTGTGATTTAGAACCGCATAGATTACAATCCACATACTCAACATCTTCCACGAGTCCTCGCCTACCTATTTTGATGAATGAATTATCAGCATTTAATGGTATTTTCAGCAAAAAAGAAGATACAGAGATTTAAAGTTTCTTTTCTATTGCTCATTTTGTAAGAATGGATTCAATGTAACTTATAGAGACTCTTCTACTTTTTTGTATTTCCCGTCTTTTTTTGCGGTTACAATATTAAAGTCGCCCCATTCTTTAGGAGTGTTTTCTAATGGACCTTCTGCTACATTAAAGCCACTGCGTTTTAACTCTTTAACAGCAGCCTTGGCAATTTCAATTCCGTATGGCGCGTACCCTTGTTGCCTTAGTGCTAAAAGAAAACTTCCACTCCCACACCCTATGTCCAATACTTTAGCACCTTGTTAAAATGTTTCTTGATCCATCGCAGGGCATAGAGCTGGTTTAATTCAAGGAATTTACGACTTTTTTGGGTGTGTTCTAAGAAAAGAAGCGATACGAAGGCATTCAGTATAAGCGAAGTCAATATCTTCCTCCTCGTACCATTCATTGTAGAGGTTTGAGTCGTAATCCATCGGATCGGAAAATTCAAGATGGCAAAGAGGAACACTTCAATATCTTGAATTTTTCTACTTTCTCAATCAAGGAAAAACCTTGTTTTTTCTCACATACGGGACATTTTAGCATACTTTTTATCCTTAAGGGTAAAATTAATTTTCTTATCTCACTTGTAGAAGTTCAATGATTCTTTCTGATGCTTTGCCGTCGCCGTATGGATTCTTTGCTTGCGCCATTTTTTGATATTCATCTTTGTTGTTTAGCAAAAGCGAAGTCTCAGCAATTATTTTATCGGTACTTCTCCCCACCAGTTTAGCTGTTCCAGCTTCGATTGCCTCTGGTCTTTCAGTTACTTCTCGCATCACCAAGACAGGTTTTCCGAGCGATGGTGCCTCTTCTTGTATCCCACCGGAATCGGTAAGAATTAAGTAAGACTTATTCATCAGATGAACAAAAGGGACATAATCTAACGGAGCAACAAGATGAACTCTTTCGCTACTGCCCAAGATTTTTTTTGCGGCTTCCTGTACCTTTGGGCTCAAGTGTACTGAAAAGACCACCTCTACATCGGGATTAGTTTCGACAATCTTTTTGACGGCTTCACAAATGTTATTTAATGGCGCTCCCCAACTTTCTCTTCTGTGAGCTGTTACCGTAATTACTTTTTTTGAGAAGTCAACTTCACTTAGAGGTGGCTGATCGAAGCTGTATTCTTTTTTTACGGTGGCAAGGAGGGCATCGATTACTGTGTTTCCTGTTACATGGATTGATTCAGGTGTGATTCCTTCTACAATCAGATTCTTTTTGGCTGTCTCTGTGGGGGCAAAATGGATGTCTGCTAGGTGGGAAGTAAGCCTGCGATTTATTTCTTCCGGAAATGGATGATACTTATCCTTTG
This portion of the Actinomycetota bacterium genome encodes:
- the wecB gene encoding UDP-N-acetylglucosamine 2-epimerase (non-hydrolyzing) yields the protein MGKLKVMTVFGTRPEAIKLAPVIKELEKQPEKFQTVVVVTAQHREMLDQVLNLFEITPDYDLNIMQPEQELFDIATKSLAGLKPILEKEKPDILLVQGDTSTTFFVALTAFYLKIPIGHVEAGLRTKDKYHPFPEEINRRLTSHLADIHFAPTETAKKNLIVEGITPESIHVTGNTVIDALLATVKKEYSFDQPPLSEVDFSKKVITVTAHRRESWGAPLNNICEAVKKIVETNPDVEVVFSVHLSPKVQEAAKKILGSSERVHLVAPLDYVPFVHLMNKSYLILTDSGGIQEEAPSLGKPVLVMREVTERPEAIEAGTAKLVGRSTDKIIAETSLLLNNKDEYQKMAQAKNPYGDGKASERIIELLQVR
- a CDS encoding class I SAM-dependent methyltransferase, which gives rise to MDIGCGSGSFLLALRQQGYAPYGIEIAKAAVKELKRSGFNVAEGPLENTPKEWGDFNIVTAKKDGKYKKVEESL